One Sanguibacter keddieii DSM 10542 genomic window carries:
- a CDS encoding GntR family transcriptional regulator, with product MTSQVMYGKRDLVVETLAEQIRRGEFAHGQRLDGEHRLAQEFDVSRGTIRQALGELQRRRLIATRTGIGSFVTFDGHPLDQRGGWAQALADAGSDLTTSVLDIAPVDRASIPGLPDDVDLDEAVAVRRVRSAQQPDGTQRVLSFECASIPATGALRDLPTTGLTDGSLWTTLQAEGLVGTTGEQCVDVHALDEREAGILGREPGTAFLRTVRTSFTSDGRFVEHVVSLLDPARFTLRLSFGEDA from the coding sequence ATGACCAGTCAGGTGATGTACGGCAAGCGCGACCTCGTGGTCGAGACCCTCGCGGAGCAGATCCGCCGCGGTGAGTTCGCCCACGGCCAGCGGCTCGACGGCGAGCACCGCCTCGCCCAGGAGTTCGACGTCTCGCGCGGGACCATCCGTCAGGCGCTCGGAGAGCTCCAGCGCCGCCGGCTCATCGCGACCCGTACCGGCATCGGGTCCTTCGTCACCTTCGACGGCCACCCTCTCGACCAGCGCGGCGGCTGGGCGCAAGCCCTCGCGGACGCGGGGTCCGACCTCACCACCAGCGTCCTCGACATCGCGCCGGTCGACCGCGCGAGCATCCCCGGCCTGCCCGACGACGTCGATCTCGACGAGGCCGTCGCCGTCCGCCGTGTCCGCAGCGCCCAGCAGCCCGACGGCACGCAGCGCGTGCTGTCCTTCGAGTGCGCCTCGATCCCGGCGACCGGCGCTCTCCGCGACCTGCCGACGACGGGGCTCACCGACGGCTCCCTCTGGACCACGCTCCAGGCCGAGGGGCTCGTCGGGACCACGGGGGAGCAGTGTGTCGACGTGCACGCCCTCGACGAGCGCGAGGCCGGGATCCTCGGCCGCGAGCCCGGCACCGCCTTCCTGCGGACGGTCCGGACGTCCTTCACCTCGGACGGCCGCTTCGTCGAGCACGTGGTCTCCCTGCTCGACCCGGCGCGCTTCACGCTCCGCCTGAGCTTCGGGGAGGACGCGTGA
- a CDS encoding ADP-ribosylglycohydrolase family protein produces MSTPTTPTASAGAAASTSTEPHPALDRAHGALLGLALGDALGMPTQSLSREAVRERYGRITGFVDAAPDQPIAPGMPAGSVTDDTEQAVLVAELLLVGEGSIDPDDFAAALVDWEQTMILRGSRDLLGPSTKAAITALQNGASTAEAGRYGTTNGAAMRVTPVGIATPPGALLLPAVVESSQVTHATGLGISGAAAIAAGVSAGVDGADVGAALDAAVAAARAGAREGGWVAGASVAERYLALLPLARALDDDAFADFLYDVVGTSVQSQESVVSALLLVDRYRHTPVEGLCVAASLGGDTDTVAAVAGALLGACHGARAFPDAEVATLERVNHLSLRTLAERLLALRERTRSRT; encoded by the coding sequence GTGAGCACCCCCACCACCCCCACTGCATCGGCGGGCGCCGCCGCATCGACGAGCACAGAGCCGCACCCTGCCCTCGACCGCGCCCACGGCGCTCTCCTCGGCCTGGCCCTCGGTGACGCGCTCGGCATGCCCACGCAGTCGCTGTCCCGCGAGGCGGTCCGTGAGCGCTACGGGCGCATCACCGGGTTCGTCGACGCCGCGCCCGACCAGCCCATCGCGCCGGGCATGCCCGCGGGCTCGGTCACCGACGACACCGAGCAGGCCGTCCTCGTCGCCGAGCTGCTGCTCGTGGGCGAGGGGTCCATCGACCCGGACGACTTCGCGGCTGCGCTCGTCGACTGGGAGCAGACGATGATCCTCCGCGGCTCCCGCGACCTCCTCGGCCCGTCGACCAAGGCGGCGATCACCGCGCTGCAGAACGGTGCCAGCACGGCCGAGGCCGGGCGCTACGGCACGACCAACGGCGCCGCCATGCGCGTCACCCCCGTCGGCATCGCGACGCCCCCGGGGGCCCTGCTGCTCCCCGCCGTCGTCGAGTCCAGCCAGGTGACCCACGCGACGGGCCTCGGGATCTCCGGCGCCGCGGCGATCGCGGCCGGAGTCAGTGCCGGTGTCGACGGAGCCGACGTCGGCGCGGCCCTCGACGCCGCGGTCGCCGCGGCGCGGGCCGGCGCCCGGGAGGGCGGCTGGGTCGCGGGCGCATCCGTCGCCGAGCGCTACCTCGCGCTGCTCCCGCTCGCCCGGGCCCTCGACGACGACGCCTTCGCCGACTTCCTCTACGACGTGGTCGGGACGTCCGTCCAGTCCCAGGAGTCCGTCGTCAGCGCGCTCCTGCTCGTCGACCGCTACCGCCACACCCCGGTCGAAGGGCTCTGCGTGGCGGCCTCGCTCGGCGGTGACACCGACACCGTCGCGGCCGTCGCCGGGGCGCTGCTCGGAGCGTGCCACGGTGCCCGGGCCTTCCCGGACGCCGAGGTCGCGACCCTCGAGCGCGTCAACCACCTCAGCCTCCGGACGCTCGCCGAGCGTCTCCTCGCCCTGCGCGAGCGCACCCGCTCGCGCACCTGA